One stretch of Deinococcus taeanensis DNA includes these proteins:
- a CDS encoding sugar ABC transporter ATP-binding protein → MTDQPILALHHASKSFGPVRALVDVSLNLHGGEAHALLGENGAGKSTLVKILAGVHRADGGALHVGGQPRTFHSTAEARAAGIAIIYQEPTLFPDLTVAENVLMGRQPLKGGGRIDRRAMNARVGELLRDLGVPLDPDRPVRGLSIADQQIVEIAKALSFQARVLIMDEPTAALTGQETERLFRVVRTLRARGAGVLFITHRLEEAFAECQRFTVMRDGRWVTSGPASEFTIDSVVRSMVGRDVSELYPKQAVTPGEVVLDVRDLTRRGVFRSVSFQVRRGEIVGLAGLVGAGRSEVARAIFGIDPRDGGVVQVQGRSIPGGDTIAAMSAGIGLVPEDRRQQGLVMDMSIERNATLAVLPRLRRGLLMDRAAEHRTASDWTSRLRLKAHRLTDPVSTLSGGNQQKVVLAKWLATGPAVLIVDEPTRGVDVGAKAEVHRTLADLAAAGLAVVMISSDLPEVLGMADRILVMREGELVGELPRAAATEESVMYLATGQGVPRRVAASLGGVA, encoded by the coding sequence TTGACTGACCAGCCCATCCTGGCCCTGCATCACGCCAGCAAGAGCTTCGGCCCGGTCCGCGCGCTTGTCGACGTGAGCCTGAACCTCCACGGCGGTGAGGCGCACGCCCTGCTCGGCGAGAACGGCGCAGGCAAAAGCACCCTCGTCAAGATCCTGGCCGGCGTGCACCGCGCCGACGGCGGCGCCCTGCACGTCGGCGGGCAGCCCCGCACCTTTCACTCCACCGCCGAGGCGCGCGCCGCCGGCATCGCCATCATCTACCAGGAACCCACCCTGTTCCCGGACCTCACCGTCGCCGAAAACGTCCTGATGGGCCGCCAGCCCCTAAAAGGCGGTGGGCGCATCGACCGGCGCGCCATGAACGCCCGGGTGGGCGAGCTTCTGCGTGACCTGGGCGTGCCGCTCGACCCGGACCGCCCCGTGCGCGGCCTGTCCATCGCCGACCAGCAGATCGTGGAGATCGCCAAGGCCCTGTCCTTCCAGGCGCGCGTGCTGATCATGGACGAACCCACCGCCGCCCTCACCGGCCAGGAAACCGAGCGGCTCTTCCGGGTGGTCCGCACCCTGCGTGCCCGCGGCGCGGGCGTGCTGTTCATCACGCACCGCCTTGAGGAGGCGTTCGCGGAATGCCAGCGCTTCACGGTGATGCGCGACGGCCGCTGGGTCACCTCCGGCCCCGCTTCGGAGTTCACCATCGACAGCGTCGTGCGCAGCATGGTCGGCCGCGACGTCAGCGAGCTGTACCCCAAACAGGCGGTCACGCCCGGCGAGGTGGTCCTCGACGTGCGCGACCTCACGCGCCGGGGCGTGTTCCGCAGCGTCAGCTTCCAGGTGCGCCGCGGCGAGATCGTCGGGCTCGCCGGCCTCGTCGGGGCGGGGCGCAGCGAGGTCGCCCGCGCGATCTTCGGCATCGATCCGCGTGACGGCGGCGTGGTGCAGGTGCAGGGCCGCAGTATTCCCGGCGGCGACACCATCGCCGCGATGAGCGCCGGCATCGGCCTCGTGCCGGAAGACCGCCGGCAGCAGGGCCTGGTGATGGACATGTCCATTGAACGCAACGCCACCCTCGCGGTTCTGCCCCGCCTGCGCCGCGGCCTGCTGATGGACCGCGCCGCCGAGCACCGCACCGCCAGCGACTGGACCAGCCGCCTGCGGCTCAAGGCGCACCGCCTGACTGACCCGGTCAGTACCCTGTCCGGCGGCAACCAGCAGAAAGTGGTGCTCGCCAAGTGGCTCGCCACCGGCCCGGCCGTTCTGATCGTGGATGAACCCACCCGCGGCGTGGACGTCGGCGCCAAAGCCGAAGTGCACCGCACCCTGGCCGACCTGGCCGCCGCCGGGCTCGCGGTCGTCATGATCAGCTCGGATCTGCCGGAAGTGCTTGGCATGGCGGACCGCATCCTCGTGATGCGCGAAGGCGAGCTTGTCGGCGAACTGCCGCGCGCGGCCGCGACCGAAGAAAGCGTGATGTACCTCGCCACCGGCCAGGGCGTGCCCCGGCGCGTGGCCGCCAGCCTGGGAGGCGTGGCGTGA
- a CDS encoding ABC transporter permease — translation MTTDLSSSSTPAAPAPNLLARLLRAREASLILILLTLVAVTTAANPRFLSAQSLRDLALNVAIIALVVVGQTLVLLMKHVDLSVSSVLGLTAFLSGSLFVAHPGMPVWLALLAGLGIGAALGAVNGLLVAYGKVPALVATLGTLYVFRGVDYAVVHGGQITASNLPPAFSAFASGSVLGVPTLVLLVLAVMVGFSVYLRSYRSGREYYAVGSNVEAANLAGINVGRRVLTGFILSGAIAGLAGVLYLARFGTVDAAAGTGLELQVIAAAVVGGVAITGGVGTIAGAGIGALLLGVIGSALVALRAPAFWQQAIQGALLLLAISIDIILARRAERALQERSHR, via the coding sequence GTGACCACCGATCTGTCGTCCTCCAGCACGCCGGCCGCGCCTGCGCCGAACCTGCTCGCGCGGCTCCTGCGCGCCCGCGAAGCGAGCCTGATCCTGATTCTGCTCACGCTGGTGGCCGTCACCACCGCCGCCAACCCGCGGTTCCTGAGCGCCCAGAGTCTGCGTGACCTCGCGCTGAACGTCGCCATCATCGCGCTCGTGGTGGTCGGCCAGACCCTGGTGCTGCTGATGAAGCACGTGGATCTCAGTGTCAGCAGCGTCCTGGGCCTTACCGCCTTCCTGTCAGGCAGTCTGTTTGTCGCGCACCCCGGCATGCCCGTCTGGCTCGCCCTGCTCGCCGGTCTCGGGATCGGCGCCGCGCTCGGCGCCGTCAACGGCCTGCTCGTCGCCTACGGGAAGGTGCCGGCGCTGGTCGCCACCCTCGGGACGCTGTACGTGTTCCGCGGCGTGGACTACGCGGTCGTGCACGGCGGGCAGATCACCGCGAGCAACCTCCCGCCTGCCTTCAGCGCCTTCGCGAGTGGCAGCGTCCTGGGCGTGCCCACCCTCGTCCTGCTGGTCCTGGCCGTCATGGTCGGCTTCAGCGTGTACCTGCGCAGCTACCGGTCCGGCCGTGAGTACTACGCGGTCGGCTCCAACGTCGAGGCCGCCAACCTCGCCGGCATCAACGTCGGCCGCCGGGTCCTGACCGGCTTCATCCTCTCCGGCGCGATCGCCGGCCTGGCCGGCGTGCTGTACCTCGCGCGCTTCGGCACGGTGGACGCCGCGGCCGGCACCGGCCTCGAACTGCAGGTGATCGCCGCGGCCGTCGTGGGCGGCGTCGCCATCACCGGCGGGGTCGGCACCATCGCCGGGGCCGGCATCGGCGCGCTGCTGCTCGGCGTGATCGGCAGCGCCCTCGTGGCCCTGCGCGCCCCGGCCTTCTGGCAGCAGGCCATCCAGGGCGCGCTGCTGCTGCTCGCGATCAGCATCGACATCATTCTCGCCCGGCGCGCCGAGCGCGCGCTGCAGGAAAGGAGCCACCGGTGA
- a CDS encoding ABC transporter permease, translated as MSVSKKPARSLLGWETTILALVIVALLIGSTLSDAFLTGANLSNLSSNLVEVALIALTMTLIVIAAEIDLSVASIAGMCSALLGVLWAAHVPMPLAVLASLALGTLAGLFNGWLVTRLGLPSLAVTIGTLALYRGLAYALLGDRAVADFPPFWTNLGFGLVPGTQIPIPIVAFAALAVVTAVTLHATPFGRSLYAIGASELAARFAGLRVERTKLLLFTLSGLMSAFAAVIYTFRFSSARADNAAGLELAVIAAVLLGGVSIFGGRGSVTGVIGAVFLIGIIQNALTLADVPNEILTIVTGLLLILSVLGPNLAAQVKASRERQRHAAAARGGAP; from the coding sequence GTGAGCGTTTCCAAGAAGCCCGCCCGCAGCCTGCTCGGCTGGGAAACCACCATTCTCGCGCTGGTCATCGTGGCCCTGCTGATCGGCTCGACCCTCTCGGACGCGTTCCTGACTGGCGCGAACCTCTCGAACCTGTCGTCGAATCTCGTTGAGGTGGCCCTGATTGCCCTGACCATGACCTTGATCGTCATCGCAGCGGAAATCGACCTGTCCGTGGCGTCCATCGCCGGGATGTGCAGCGCCCTGCTCGGCGTGCTGTGGGCCGCGCACGTGCCCATGCCCCTGGCGGTTCTCGCCAGCCTCGCCCTGGGCACGCTCGCCGGATTGTTCAACGGCTGGCTCGTCACCCGCCTCGGCCTGCCCTCCCTGGCCGTCACGATCGGCACCCTCGCCCTGTACCGCGGCCTGGCGTACGCGCTGCTCGGCGACCGGGCGGTGGCAGACTTCCCGCCGTTCTGGACCAACCTGGGGTTCGGCCTCGTGCCCGGCACGCAGATTCCCATTCCCATCGTGGCGTTCGCCGCGCTGGCGGTCGTCACCGCCGTGACCCTGCACGCTACCCCGTTCGGCCGGTCGCTGTACGCGATCGGCGCCAGCGAACTCGCCGCGCGTTTCGCCGGACTGCGCGTGGAACGCACCAAGCTGCTGCTGTTCACCCTGTCAGGCCTGATGAGCGCCTTCGCCGCCGTGATCTACACCTTCCGCTTCTCGAGTGCCCGCGCCGACAACGCCGCTGGACTCGAACTTGCCGTGATCGCCGCCGTGCTGCTGGGCGGCGTCAGCATCTTCGGCGGGCGTGGCAGCGTCACCGGCGTGATCGGCGCGGTGTTCCTGATCGGCATCATCCAGAACGCCCTGACCCTCGCGGACGTCCCCAACGAGATTCTCACCATCGTGACCGGTCTGCTCCTGATTCTCTCGGTCCTCGGGCCGAACCTCGCCGCGCAGGTCAAAGCCTCACGCGAGCGGCAGCGTCACGCCGCTGCGGCCAGAGGAGGCGCGCCGTGA
- the rhaS gene encoding rhamnose ABC transporter substrate-binding protein — MPHRKALLAALTLALGAAALAQPALQKGITIAFLPKQVNNPYFTTAWKGGEAAIKEFAGVGKQVGPSDAGASSQVSYINTLLAQRQKAIVVSASDANALVPYLKRAMGQGVKVVTYDSDVAKDGRNLFVSQASADTIARDEVKLLARQIGNKGEIAILSATPNATNQNAWIKVMQDELKKPQYKDMKLVKIAYGNDDDQKSFTEMQGLMQAYPNLKGVISPTTVGISAAARYLSGSPYKGKVALTGLGTPNQMREFVKNGTVQGFALWNPEDLGYLASYAAAALVSGQITGKEGEKFSAGKLGQRIVGKDGVVILGPLTVFDKSNIDKFNF, encoded by the coding sequence ATGCCCCACCGCAAAGCCCTGCTCGCCGCCCTGACCCTCGCCCTCGGCGCCGCCGCGCTCGCCCAGCCGGCCCTGCAAAAAGGCATCACCATCGCCTTCCTGCCCAAACAGGTGAACAACCCTTACTTCACCACCGCCTGGAAGGGCGGGGAGGCCGCCATCAAGGAATTCGCCGGGGTCGGCAAGCAGGTCGGGCCGTCCGACGCGGGTGCGAGCAGCCAGGTCAGCTACATCAACACCCTGCTCGCCCAGCGGCAGAAGGCCATCGTGGTGTCCGCCAGCGACGCCAACGCCCTCGTGCCGTACCTCAAGCGCGCCATGGGCCAGGGTGTCAAGGTCGTGACCTACGACAGTGACGTCGCCAAAGACGGCCGCAACCTGTTCGTCAGTCAGGCCAGCGCCGACACCATCGCCCGCGACGAGGTCAAACTGCTGGCCCGGCAGATCGGCAACAAAGGCGAGATCGCCATCCTGTCGGCCACGCCCAACGCCACCAACCAGAACGCGTGGATCAAGGTGATGCAGGACGAACTCAAAAAACCCCAGTACAAGGACATGAAACTCGTCAAGATCGCCTACGGCAACGACGACGACCAGAAGTCCTTCACCGAGATGCAGGGCCTGATGCAGGCCTACCCGAACCTCAAGGGCGTCATCTCGCCCACCACGGTGGGCATCAGCGCCGCCGCCCGCTACCTGTCGGGCAGCCCCTACAAGGGCAAGGTCGCCCTGACCGGGCTGGGCACGCCCAACCAGATGCGTGAATTCGTGAAGAACGGCACCGTGCAGGGCTTCGCCCTCTGGAACCCCGAAGACCTCGGTTACCTCGCCTCCTACGCCGCCGCGGCGCTGGTCAGCGGGCAGATCACCGGCAAGGAAGGCGAGAAGTTCAGCGCCGGGAAACTCGGTCAGCGCATCGTCGGCAAGGACGGCGTCGTCATCCTCGGGCCGCTGACGGTGTTCGACAAGAGCAACATCGACAAATTCAACTTCTGA
- a CDS encoding ABC transporter ATP-binding protein → MPLLEIENLNVNYGAIQAVRGVSLSVEEGEVVTLIGANGAGKTTTLRAVSRLMRPAAGRITFAGRDITRAPADEVVRLGVAQSPEGRQVLARQSVQDNLELGAYTRRDNIRADLNQMYERFPRLGERRDQLAGTLSGGEQQMLAIARALMSRPRLLLLDEPSLGLAPIIVREIFGIIRELNEQGVTILLVEQNARLAMNASHRTYVLEAGQLTFSGVSAELVNDERVLHAYLGG, encoded by the coding sequence ATGCCACTGCTCGAGATTGAGAACCTCAACGTGAACTACGGCGCGATTCAGGCGGTGCGCGGCGTCTCCCTGTCGGTCGAGGAGGGCGAGGTGGTGACCCTGATCGGCGCGAACGGCGCGGGCAAAACCACCACGCTGCGCGCCGTGTCGCGGCTGATGCGCCCCGCCGCCGGCCGCATCACCTTCGCCGGGCGGGACATCACCCGTGCGCCCGCCGATGAGGTCGTCCGGCTGGGCGTCGCGCAGAGCCCCGAAGGGCGGCAGGTGCTGGCCCGGCAGAGCGTGCAGGACAACCTGGAGCTCGGCGCGTACACCCGCCGGGACAACATCCGCGCGGACCTGAACCAGATGTACGAGCGCTTTCCGCGCCTGGGTGAACGCCGCGATCAGCTGGCCGGCACGCTCTCGGGGGGCGAGCAGCAGATGCTCGCGATTGCCCGGGCCCTGATGAGCCGGCCCCGGCTGCTGCTGCTGGACGAACCCAGCCTGGGCCTGGCGCCGATCATCGTGCGGGAGATTTTCGGCATCATCCGCGAACTGAACGAGCAGGGCGTCACGATCCTGCTTGTGGAGCAGAACGCCCGGCTCGCCATGAACGCCAGCCACCGCACGTACGTTCTTGAGGCGGGCCAGCTGACCTTCAGCGGCGTGAGTGCCGAACTCGTCAACGACGAGCGGGTGCTGCACGCCTACCTGGGCGGCTGA
- a CDS encoding ABC transporter ATP-binding protein, with protein MTAAPSAPPVLEARNMTRRFGGLVAVNDVSFDVYEGEIFGLIGPNGAGKTTLFNLMTGLTPPSSGTLTYRGQRVTGLQPHRVAALGLSRTFQNIRLFRGLSALENVQIAQHARTHAGLWRGVFGAARAEEAQVNRRAWELLDLVGMGDRAGELAGNFSYGDQRRLEIARALATEPRVLLLDEPAAGMNTAEKGQLTGFIRQVRDQFDLTVLVIEHHVPLVMDLCDRVAVLNFGQLIAVGDPAGVQRDPRVIEAYLGGE; from the coding sequence ATGACGGCCGCTCCCTCCGCCCCGCCTGTGCTGGAGGCGCGCAACATGACCCGGCGTTTCGGCGGGCTTGTGGCCGTGAACGACGTGAGCTTCGACGTGTACGAAGGCGAGATCTTCGGCCTGATCGGCCCGAACGGCGCTGGCAAGACCACGCTGTTCAACCTCATGACCGGCCTCACGCCGCCCTCAAGCGGGACCCTGACCTACCGCGGCCAGCGGGTCACGGGCCTGCAGCCGCACCGGGTGGCTGCGCTCGGCCTGAGCCGCACCTTCCAGAACATCCGGCTGTTCCGCGGCCTGAGCGCCCTGGAGAACGTTCAGATCGCGCAGCACGCCCGCACGCACGCCGGCCTGTGGCGCGGCGTGTTCGGCGCGGCGCGCGCCGAGGAGGCGCAGGTGAACCGGCGCGCCTGGGAACTGCTGGACCTCGTGGGCATGGGCGACCGCGCCGGTGAACTGGCCGGGAACTTCAGCTACGGCGACCAGCGGCGCCTCGAGATCGCCCGGGCCCTCGCCACCGAACCGCGCGTCCTGCTGCTCGACGAGCCGGCCGCCGGCATGAACACCGCTGAGAAAGGCCAGCTGACCGGCTTCATCCGGCAGGTGCGTGACCAGTTCGACCTCACCGTGCTGGTGATCGAGCATCACGTGCCGCTGGTCATGGACCTGTGTGACCGCGTGGCCGTCCTGAACTTCGGGCAGCTGATCGCAGTGGGCGACCCCGCGGGCGTGCAGCGCGACCCCAGAGTGATCGAAGCGTACCTGGGAGGCGAGTGA
- a CDS encoding branched-chain amino acid ABC transporter permease, with amino-acid sequence MSDFLSTYGFLIATMLQASLLGLSLYFPLQAGQLSLASPGFYALGGYAAAILLTNPAFGGLRDALGNGMFPLTWLAGALIGGLMGVVVGVPALRLRGIYLALATIAFVEILRVVSLNLTVTGGAVGIFGIPQTFGFQDRWQYIFLFGPLLALTLLFARQLERSRVGRALRALREDELAADAMGVPPTQYKVLAFVIGAVLAGLVGAMSAPFLNTWNAKQGTFDSSITILAAVLIGGSRNIWGPVVGGALLAAIPEVLRFLADWRLVLNGLVLVVASLYLPQGIVGALERLGRPRPPQRPAPQGPAAAAKVNP; translated from the coding sequence GTGAGCGACTTCCTCTCAACCTACGGGTTCCTGATCGCCACGATGCTGCAGGCCAGCCTGCTGGGCCTGAGCCTGTACTTCCCCCTGCAGGCAGGCCAGCTGAGCCTCGCCAGCCCCGGGTTCTACGCCCTGGGCGGCTACGCCGCCGCCATTCTCCTCACCAATCCTGCCTTCGGCGGCCTGCGTGACGCGCTCGGCAACGGCATGTTCCCTCTCACGTGGCTGGCCGGCGCACTGATCGGCGGGCTGATGGGCGTCGTTGTGGGCGTACCCGCCCTGCGCCTGCGCGGCATCTACCTCGCGCTCGCCACCATCGCCTTCGTCGAAATTCTGCGCGTGGTGTCCCTGAACCTCACGGTGACCGGCGGCGCGGTCGGCATTTTCGGCATTCCGCAGACCTTCGGGTTTCAGGACCGCTGGCAGTACATCTTCCTGTTCGGGCCGCTGCTGGCCCTGACCCTGCTGTTCGCCCGCCAGCTCGAGCGCTCCCGGGTGGGCCGCGCCCTGCGCGCCCTGCGCGAGGATGAACTCGCCGCGGACGCCATGGGCGTGCCGCCCACGCAGTACAAGGTGCTGGCCTTCGTGATCGGCGCCGTCCTCGCCGGCCTGGTCGGCGCCATGAGCGCGCCGTTCCTGAACACCTGGAACGCCAAGCAGGGCACCTTCGATTCGAGCATCACCATTCTCGCGGCCGTCCTGATCGGCGGAAGCCGCAACATCTGGGGCCCCGTGGTGGGCGGCGCGCTGCTGGCGGCCATTCCCGAGGTCCTGCGCTTCCTGGCCGACTGGCGGCTGGTGCTCAACGGTCTGGTGCTCGTCGTCGCCAGCCTGTACCTCCCGCAGGGCATCGTGGGCGCCCTTGAGCGGCTCGGCCGGCCCCGGCCGCCGCAGCGGCCCGCGCCGCAGGGCCCGGCCGCGGCCGCCAAGGTGAACCCATGA
- a CDS encoding branched-chain amino acid ABC transporter permease, which translates to MELSALLQNLLNGLAIGSVYAIFALGYTLVFSILGIINFAHGAVFTLGAYFTYTLVVGQFENNGLFKGVNLFPGGSPLSGHPVTFALATLVGAALAGLVAVLIERVAFRPMRSRGADPLLALVSSLGVALVIVNLIQLLVGAEIYNFPSDAYGEVRPALSFTLGGNVVIIRTVQVVIFAVSLVMLAVLGFVIGRTKIGKALRAVAENPTTASLLGISVDRFIVITFFLSGFVGGLAGTLVGTAFGVAGPYFGVAYGLKGLAVIVLGGLGSIPGAVLGGLVIGLAEAFVPADYSAYKDAVAFALLFIILLVRPQGLLGRSAIQKV; encoded by the coding sequence ATGGAACTGAGCGCACTTCTCCAGAACCTCCTCAACGGCCTGGCGATCGGCAGCGTGTACGCGATTTTCGCGCTGGGCTACACGCTGGTCTTCTCGATCCTCGGCATCATCAATTTCGCGCACGGCGCGGTGTTCACCCTCGGCGCGTACTTCACGTACACGCTGGTGGTCGGTCAGTTCGAGAACAACGGCCTGTTCAAGGGCGTCAACCTGTTCCCGGGCGGCTCGCCGCTGTCCGGACACCCGGTGACCTTCGCCCTGGCCACCCTGGTCGGCGCCGCCCTGGCCGGCCTGGTCGCCGTGCTGATCGAACGGGTCGCCTTCCGCCCCATGCGCTCCCGCGGCGCCGACCCGCTGCTGGCGCTGGTCAGTTCCCTCGGCGTGGCGCTGGTGATCGTCAACCTGATCCAGCTGCTCGTGGGCGCCGAAATCTACAACTTCCCCTCCGACGCCTACGGCGAGGTGCGCCCCGCACTGTCGTTCACGCTGGGCGGCAACGTGGTCATCATCCGCACCGTGCAGGTCGTCATCTTCGCTGTCAGCCTCGTGATGCTGGCCGTGCTCGGCTTCGTGATCGGGCGCACCAAGATCGGCAAGGCCCTTCGCGCCGTGGCCGAGAACCCGACCACCGCTTCTCTGCTGGGCATCAGCGTGGACCGCTTCATCGTGATCACCTTCTTCCTTTCGGGTTTCGTCGGCGGCCTCGCCGGAACACTGGTCGGCACCGCGTTCGGTGTGGCCGGACCCTACTTCGGCGTGGCGTACGGCCTCAAAGGACTCGCTGTGATCGTCCTCGGGGGGCTAGGCAGCATTCCGGGCGCCGTGCTCGGCGGCCTCGTGATCGGCCTGGCCGAGGCGTTCGTGCCGGCCGACTACTCGGCGTACAAGGACGCCGTGGCGTTCGCGCTGCTGTTCATCATTCTTCTCGTGCGTCCGCAGGGTCTGCTGGGGCGCAGCGCCATCCAGAAGGTGTAA
- a CDS encoding ABC transporter substrate-binding protein: MARISLNGALCATLSLTLGLAHAQKVDTITIGVAVAQTSNTALLGQEQVIGARFAEKYLNARGGINGTPFKLVFQDTGGDEAGAINAFQTLITKDRVIGIVGPTLSQQAFASDPIAERAKVPVLGPSNTAKGIPQIGNFIARVSAPVAVVAPNAVRQALKLDPKIKDVAVLYAQNDAFSTSETGTFQETVKAQGLNLATVQKFQTTDTDFTTQVTAVLNAKVDLVIISGLAADGGNLIKQLRQLGYKGLIIGGNGMNTSNMFPVCQKLCDGVIIAQAYSPAQSSAANQVFVKEYSAQYKKAPPQFAAQAYAGVQVMVEALKVIDRKKKLNTWDLDDLRVELNKQILLGKYNTPLGLLAFDKEGEIIQKEFYVAQIKMKDAKTGSFVYLK, from the coding sequence ATGGCACGGATTTCCCTGAACGGCGCCCTGTGCGCCACCCTGAGCCTCACACTCGGCCTCGCCCACGCCCAGAAAGTCGACACCATCACCATCGGCGTGGCGGTGGCCCAGACGAGCAACACCGCCCTGCTCGGCCAGGAACAGGTCATCGGCGCCCGATTCGCCGAGAAGTACCTCAACGCCCGCGGCGGTATCAACGGCACGCCTTTCAAACTGGTGTTCCAGGACACCGGCGGTGACGAGGCCGGCGCCATCAACGCCTTCCAGACCCTGATCACCAAAGACCGCGTGATCGGAATCGTCGGACCGACCCTCTCGCAGCAGGCCTTCGCGTCCGACCCCATCGCCGAGCGCGCCAAGGTGCCGGTGCTCGGGCCCAGCAACACCGCCAAGGGCATTCCGCAGATCGGCAACTTCATCGCGCGCGTGTCGGCGCCCGTGGCTGTGGTCGCCCCGAACGCCGTGCGCCAGGCCCTGAAACTCGACCCCAAGATCAAAGACGTCGCCGTGCTGTACGCGCAGAACGACGCCTTCTCCACCAGCGAGACCGGCACCTTCCAGGAAACCGTCAAGGCGCAGGGCCTGAACCTCGCCACCGTACAGAAGTTCCAGACGACCGACACCGACTTCACCACGCAGGTCACGGCCGTGCTGAACGCCAAGGTGGACCTCGTGATCATCTCCGGCCTCGCGGCCGACGGCGGCAACCTCATCAAGCAGCTGCGCCAGCTCGGCTACAAGGGCCTGATCATCGGCGGCAACGGCATGAACACCTCCAACATGTTCCCGGTGTGCCAGAAACTGTGCGACGGCGTGATTATCGCGCAGGCCTACAGCCCCGCGCAGTCCAGCGCCGCCAACCAGGTGTTCGTCAAGGAATACAGCGCGCAGTACAAGAAAGCGCCCCCGCAGTTCGCCGCGCAGGCCTACGCCGGCGTGCAGGTCATGGTCGAGGCCCTGAAGGTCATCGACCGCAAGAAGAAGCTCAACACCTGGGACCTCGACGACCTGCGCGTGGAACTGAACAAACAGATTCTGCTCGGCAAGTACAACACGCCCCTGGGCCTGCTGGCCTTCGACAAAGAAGGCGAGATCATCCAGAAAGAGTTCTACGTGGCGCAGATCAAGATGAAAGACGCCAAGACCGGCTCCTTCGTCTACCTGAAATAA
- a CDS encoding FadR/GntR family transcriptional regulator — protein sequence MSTATPPGDTFPAGPLEKRSLGEHIAVHLQSLLLDGHLRPGDTLPSQRELAQRYGTSVAAVREAISILSASGVVDARPGRGTVVLPVTQQAPSINLWLGAVLDETEARAFLDTRQVLEHYTIAQAARVATPEQHAELLGHLHRMRDVQGDPEGFIQADLALHLAVAQAAGNPVVLRLLRAIHMPLANLLRAISTDLLTSGRFPALYDTHRDIIHGIIRRDAPGAIQAFDWMLDQTTEGGTLERALGRPAEPEPPLGADFLEDLHWNLTRLIGPMADVLIPEAASELGLDPDSLTRQHLGRYLQGLARQLPPAKQDEWHALAELLEKRYGDDR from the coding sequence GTGAGCACCGCCACGCCCCCCGGTGACACCTTTCCCGCCGGTCCGCTCGAGAAACGCTCCCTGGGCGAACACATCGCGGTCCACCTTCAGTCGCTGCTGCTCGACGGGCACCTGCGGCCCGGCGACACCCTGCCCAGCCAGCGCGAACTCGCCCAGCGCTACGGCACCAGCGTGGCCGCGGTCCGTGAAGCAATCAGCATCCTGTCGGCCAGCGGCGTCGTGGACGCCCGCCCGGGACGCGGCACGGTCGTGCTGCCCGTCACCCAGCAGGCCCCCAGCATCAACCTGTGGCTCGGGGCGGTGCTCGACGAAACCGAAGCGCGCGCCTTCCTGGACACCCGCCAGGTGCTCGAGCACTACACCATCGCCCAGGCCGCGCGGGTCGCCACCCCCGAACAGCACGCCGAACTGCTCGGGCACCTGCACCGCATGCGCGACGTTCAGGGTGACCCGGAAGGATTCATTCAGGCGGACCTCGCCCTGCACCTCGCGGTCGCCCAGGCCGCCGGCAACCCGGTGGTGCTCCGCCTCCTGCGGGCCATTCACATGCCCCTGGCGAACCTGCTGCGCGCCATCAGCACCGACCTGCTGACCAGCGGCCGTTTCCCCGCCCTGTACGACACGCACCGCGACATCATTCACGGCATCATCCGCCGTGACGCCCCCGGCGCAATTCAGGCGTTTGACTGGATGCTCGACCAGACCACCGAAGGCGGTACCCTGGAACGCGCCCTGGGCCGGCCCGCCGAGCCTGAACCGCCCCTGGGCGCCGACTTCCTCGAGGACCTCCACTGGAACCTCACCCGCCTGATCGGCCCGATGGCCGACGTGCTGATTCCCGAAGCTGCCAGCGAACTCGGCCTCGACCCCGACAGCCTCACCCGCCAGCATCTGGGCCGCTACCTGCAGGGCCTCGCCCGCCAGCTGCCCCCCGCCAAACAGGACGAGTGGCACGCGCTGGCCGAACTGCTCGAAAAACGCTACGGCGACGACCGCTGA